In the Primulina tabacum isolate GXHZ01 chromosome 15, ASM2559414v2, whole genome shotgun sequence genome, GACAACATTCTGATATAATTacaaataagaagaaaattttAGATTTTGGGTGAAAATTAGTAGCAAGCATGACAATGAACATATCTTCGTAAATATATCAGAAACCTTTTGTTTGGAAAACCATTAAACCGCTCATAGCATGTATTACGGGGAACCTCAACACTTCCTTGGGGGACCTTGACTATTAGTCCATCCCCCACCACTACGAACACAACGTGCGTACACACCAAAAACAAAACCAAACTGGTACAACAAGTACATTGGAATATTAAGTTCTCCTATCTGCTGATTAAATTTACTCATTATCCCACCACTGCCACCACTACAAACAAAACATGctacaaacaaaacatgcatgcACACCAAAAAAACCAAAATGGTACGATAAGTACATTGGAATATTAAGTTCTTCTATCTGCTGATTAAATGTACTCATCATCCCACCACTACAAACACAACATGCACACACCCAAACAAAACCAAACTGGTACAACAAGTACATTGGAATATTAAGTTCTCCTATCTGCTGATTAAATTTACTTGTTATCCTACAAATGCACCGCAAATAAAGCAGGTACCAAAAGAGGTGACACCATACAAACAGGACTTCATTTAGTGAGAAACGGAGGGCATCAGTTTCAAACAAGATAACTTGGCTATGTGGTTGTCGTAAATAATACTGTTATATCATTTATGAGGATTGGGATAACAACAGCATGCTAAATCCCCAGGAGGCTACTTATGACAAAGATAATATAGGCATTACCTGCTGACTCTAGATCAGCGGTTATAGTGCCAAGTTTTACAGCCAATGGATATTTAGTCACGTTGTAATGGTTAACAGCATGGTCGTTACCCCCACTTCCATCCCAATTTCTTCGACCACAAAGGATTGACCCATCTGTTAAATTTAACCAGAGATTTTCAGTCTTCTCACACTTCTCACACTTCCATAGCGTGTTTACTGATGATTTTCGTATCAGTAGTCCAGGCAGCAACCTGCTCTTTCTTTTCTGCACCCGTATTCATGATGACAGAATCAACTGCTAATCTAACCTACAAGACAGACACAAAATACCTGACAACTAAGCATGCGTATTTCACATCATTCTGTAGATCGTTTACCTAGATGATTATCTGAAGATTTTCATGATacgaaataacaagtaaaacaTGAAGGGGAAGAAATACCTTTTCTGGCAACTCTACTGATGGGAAAGGAAGGGCCAAATAGTCTGGTAAAATAACTATTTCAAAGCTTGCTTCGAATTCTGGGTCATGGTTATCGAATCCTCCTTCAACACCTGCAAATAGAAAATGCAGCTCAAGGAATTGTTTTTCACAATGGTACAACTATAAAGCATACTATTAACAAATACAACAAAGAAAACTCTAGAATCTGCTAGATTCGAGCATTTGATGAGCCAAATACTTACATAGAGCTATCATTGCATATCCAAAACATTAACAAACATGTCAAAATTCAATTATTTGAAATGCACACGCTGTGAGGTAATTCAGCATTTAAATTCTGTATGAAAATTATATTGCATTTCCCCCTTTGAAGCACATGCGATGTGAAACATCTTTCTAAGAATCTCATTCCAATGTGTGCTCCAGAGAACAAACAATAAACTTCAATAAATAACGGTATGACACCCAAAATGAAAGAATTCAGCTTAAGCTGTACCTAAGGCTAGAAGTGTTGGTTTGTTTAAAGGCCTGTCTTCAGAAACAGGCTTCTGAGTCTCCTTGATGTGCAGATAAACAGGGTTTCCACTCTTCTCATAGTTCCAGCCGACATAATCCTTGCCAAAAGCAAGAAACGAATTCATATCCACGAACAACCCACCCTCTGATTTCTGGAAAAGAGTGAAAACAATATCACATAGTCAAATAAGAATTAAAAATAGCGGCACAATTCTTTTACAATACTCCGTGGAGGGGCAAGCAGTGACGCACTCCAGCACTTGTGCGAAACCAATTCTCAATTACGATCCAGAAGTCGGACACAAACAATTAACTAGCAACATCTTACGAACTCTAATTCACAAACAGGGCAGCTGAACGtcgagaaaaaaaagaaaaaagaaaaatcggCAATAAGAACACTACTCCGCATTTAGAAGCATAGAATCTCTAGTTGCATAAGAAGAATACGATAAGTTGGAAGGAAAAGTAAAGCGAAAACGAAAAAATAAATAACGGAGTATCGTAGGAAATGCAGCATTCCTCCTTGTAGATGCGATTAGTGGGCTCAGGGATCCGAACCCGAGAGAGATACGATCGAAGCAAATCCATAGAACAAATTGCAGCTAAGAGTAAAAATTTTCCCTGTCCGATACGACGGCGAAATGGTGTTGACTAGAGAGTGTCTGAATTAATTAGCATATTCTTTGCCCTAACCATGGGAGAAGGAGAAAGAAGAAAAGCAATAGCAGTCTGGTGCTGTTGGCGTGTTTCTGTTGTTCTTTGTTCGCTCTCCTCGCCTGACCAAGAATACATCATCATGATATCTAAtcgtatatatattatatataatatatatttttatgactgATCAGTGTAGTAGGATATTTCCTTAAAATTGATAGCTGGCATTGACAATatatttagaatttttttaaaatatacaacTCCTCAGATATCTCATTTTCTGCATGCCTTCTCGATAAATGTTATTTAGTAAATTAAGATTAAACTTTAAATATCAACGAAAAATTTATTACATTGGGATAATGCGaaattttagcatttttttttttttgaaaaatgcaGGAAATAAAAAAGATATTGGATGAGAAAATCATCTTTAGAAATCATTATCACACTTGTGTACTACTAGTAATTCCCAGTTCCCAGACAAAAATGTGTTAAAATTAACTGGTTTTTAAACTGACGGGCCACTTGCTGATCTATGCTATTATATTAAGTGTGACTGTTTTAAAATAACTATTTTCGAGGACACCAAAATacttaatttcataattatccttcttattttactaaaaatcttttcaagtcacttcatattttaaatataaaaaaatcaaaacaaaacttGCCTTTTAAATCGAAAAACTTTTCTAAATCGAAAATAATTTcgtgttaattatttaatattatttaatcaaattaaaaataataataacacatgcAATATATGGTCAATCTTTTGCTGGTAATAAAGGAAAACCCGATACCTTTATCAGACGAATGGGTACTACGATCAAACTTTGACCTGACCATCTTGAATGGGCCTAGGTCCATTCTAAATGCTCTAAAATATTGGGCTTCATGTTGGACAAGTTTAATTTTTTGGTACTGCAaaccattattttattttatttaatgataGATTGAACACGTTATTATTTATGGCAAAAATTGGAGCGAGCAAACACATGTACGGATACGAAGAAATCGGATAAAGACAAGCACCCCATTTCTGTCcttattaataaattaaaatcccATATATGTCTCCTCGGATacgaattaaattttaattgagTTTCCTCGATCCAGCTCCTCTGCTTAGAGCGGCAAAGCCGGCTTCCCGCTGCCTCTTTCATCCAAATCCACACACTACAAAACACGTCCCTTGGTTTTCTCAGACACCCGTCGCCTAAATATTTGCCACTATTTCTTACAAACCAATATCTCTTCATTTCCCATACATTAGTTTTTCAATCACCGTTTCTTTCCATTTCTTCTCCCCTTTTATTGGCAAATTAATCTTAATTGCATGGAATGGATCACATAAAGAGTCGGGGGAGGAGCAAGTTTTTTACGTGTTTTAGCCAAGTTTTCGCTGACGATGACCCCGGCCGTGACTCGGACAGTTCCGTCAGAAGGAAGAACAGGGCTCGCCGGGGTTTCGCCGCATCGATGAAGGCCGTTTTCTTCAAGGCGTCATCGGTAAGGGTTGAGGGTATTTAATTTAGTTTAATTTGTTAACTGTTCTATTTTTGGTTTGATGATTCAATATAATTCTTGGGTTTTGGTCAACTCCATTCGGTTTGAGATCTTGATCATCCCTTGTTTATTTATAGTTACTCGTTCCTCTCTTTGTCCATCATTAATTGGAAAAATTAGGATTATATATGTTTCTTTATTAACGTTATTCATTGAAATTAATTAACAGGCAAAGAAATATCGAAGCAAGAAGTCCAAGCAAGACCCATTTCGATCAAGCAGTGGCTATTCATCATCGTCAGCAAATGCAAAATTTGTAAATAGTACCAACAAGAATTCCGAGGAACTACTACTGTTACGAGCGAATTCAAacgcttcttcaattttctctCCCAGTGTCACAGATTCGTCAAGATCGTCGTCCCGGTCCTCTTCAATTTCATCAAACTCACGCTCTGGATCGGAAAGAATCAAGCGATCCCCATCTTCACTGGATTTCAAGCAAACCTTGAATCCACAAGCCGTAAAGAGGGATGATGAAAAGTGTGGGTGTACAGTTGGAATGTGCATATTTTTTCTCTGTTTGGTCTCTTTGGTTTTTTGGGGGAAGGTTTTTGCCATCGTGACCTGCACTTCAGCATGCCTTTTATTTGCTCCGGCCTGCCGCCCCCATCTGCGGTGCCGGACAGAAATTGCAGCCAGTAGCATCAACTTATCGCTGAACGACGACGTTGACTCGGAGGAGTACAAGAAAAGGGTGATCATGGAAGGGTTGCTGGAAAGGAATCGTCCTAGGATACTGCAGCCATGAATTTCTTGTGTCCGAGAGAGAAGACATACTTGGGGAAAAATCATTTTGATCTACTAGTAGTGTACAATTTTTGTTGCTTGAGATGAGATTCTCAATTTCTTGTTTCTCAGTATTCGACCCAGGAGCCAGTTTACCaaagtttaattaattatgaaAACTTTTT is a window encoding:
- the LOC142526794 gene encoding uncharacterized protein LOC142526794 encodes the protein MDHIKSRGRSKFFTCFSQVFADDDPGRDSDSSVRRKNRARRGFAASMKAVFFKASSAKKYRSKKSKQDPFRSSSGYSSSSANAKFVNSTNKNSEELLLLRANSNASSIFSPSVTDSSRSSSRSSSISSNSRSGSERIKRSPSSLDFKQTLNPQAVKRDDEKCGCTVGMCIFFLCLVSLVFWGKVFAIVTCTSACLLFAPACRPHLRCRTEIAASSINLSLNDDVDSEEYKKRVIMEGLLERNRPRILQP